The Planctomycetaceae bacterium genome has a segment encoding these proteins:
- a CDS encoding V-type ATP synthase subunit K (produces ATP from ADP in the presence of a proton gradient across the membrane; the K subunit is a nonenzymatic component which binds the dimeric form by interacting with the G and E subunits), which produces MEWAFLGQLGVVLGFAMAVIGSALGISAAGRAAAGAWAKDAKAGLPLRFTYVIFIGAPISQTFYALLIMLQLAKKIPLAGPNAGLMLAMGLALGCGELFSAWGQGLIGAAACRCISESEGKGLAFLLIAIGVVETVGIFTMVFMLMMLPNIVG; this is translated from the coding sequence ATGGAATGGGCCTTTTTGGGACAACTGGGTGTAGTGCTGGGTTTTGCGATGGCTGTCATCGGTTCCGCGCTGGGGATCAGCGCCGCCGGGCGAGCCGCCGCTGGCGCTTGGGCCAAAGATGCCAAGGCTGGGCTTCCGCTGCGGTTCACCTATGTCATCTTCATCGGCGCCCCAATCAGCCAGACCTTCTACGCCCTGCTTATCATGCTGCAGTTGGCCAAAAAGATCCCCTTGGCCGGACCCAACGCCGGACTAATGCTCGCTATGGGCCTGGCCTTGGGCTGCGGCGAGCTGTTCTCGGCCTGGGGACAGGGGCTTATCGGAGCTGCAGCTTGCCGCTGCATCTCTGAGAGCGAAGGCAAGGGCTTGGCTTTTCTGCTGATTGCCATCGGCGTCGTCGAGACCGTCGGCATCTTCACGATGGTGTTCATGCTGATGATGCTGCCCAATATCGTCGGCTGA
- a CDS encoding PA14 domain-containing protein — translation MKHAQVIVTAAVMVGFSALCSTAAARTTFDVKDGKMVVTVYIAYKGGNDALIERWNKEILDTWNGPEGSQAYGQCGHRVVFALETVTVPADKPFPKGYHRIEIQPYDGRESSLPHTPDGRVAIAYMGKTTHSPSRGGASIDGVWSTQSSALVNPRRRGGERFKDAAHEVGHMMGLADYYDHKIKFYGNNLMGSTSGPNARVTTQLVQGVVEALTGKFYCPLCPPPSQRPALEPVALSGLVQGLQYSYYEGKFGMVPEFDKLVPTKSGRTSGLGLEMAQAGSFAVKFTGFLDVPVQGVYTFYLRSDDGSRLSVGGMLIADNDGEHGMWTKRGEIKLAAGKHPIQIDYFNGGNRSGLELRYSGPNLAKQAVPATALYSLPQGAPLTVPQTASNTRTPEAAKAQPSVPAQPKAVKADGTASQTGAAEADGNGTSPSR, via the coding sequence ATGAAGCATGCTCAGGTGATCGTCACGGCGGCAGTCATGGTGGGTTTCTCCGCCCTGTGCTCCACAGCGGCGGCCCGAACCACGTTTGATGTCAAAGACGGCAAGATGGTCGTCACGGTGTACATTGCGTACAAGGGCGGAAACGACGCGCTGATCGAGCGGTGGAATAAGGAAATCCTTGATACCTGGAACGGTCCCGAAGGCAGCCAGGCGTACGGCCAGTGCGGGCACAGGGTGGTCTTCGCCCTCGAAACGGTCACGGTCCCTGCCGACAAGCCCTTCCCCAAGGGGTATCACCGGATCGAAATTCAACCGTACGACGGGCGCGAGTCGAGCCTGCCGCATACCCCCGACGGTCGCGTGGCCATCGCGTACATGGGCAAAACGACGCACAGCCCGTCGCGCGGCGGGGCGTCGATCGACGGCGTGTGGTCGACGCAATCCAGCGCCCTGGTGAACCCGCGCCGGCGCGGCGGCGAGCGATTCAAGGACGCCGCCCATGAAGTGGGTCACATGATGGGCTTGGCGGATTACTACGATCACAAGATCAAGTTCTACGGCAACAACCTCATGGGCTCGACGAGCGGACCCAACGCCCGCGTGACGACGCAGCTTGTGCAGGGCGTCGTCGAGGCGCTGACGGGCAAGTTCTACTGCCCCCTGTGCCCGCCGCCGAGCCAGCGACCCGCCTTGGAGCCCGTCGCCCTGTCGGGCCTGGTGCAGGGGCTGCAGTACTCCTACTATGAAGGCAAGTTCGGAATGGTCCCCGAGTTCGACAAGCTCGTGCCCACCAAGAGCGGCCGCACGAGCGGACTGGGGCTGGAGATGGCCCAGGCGGGCAGCTTTGCCGTCAAGTTTACCGGGTTTCTGGATGTCCCCGTCCAGGGCGTCTATACGTTCTATCTTCGCAGCGACGACGGAAGCCGCCTGAGCGTCGGCGGGATGCTCATCGCCGACAACGACGGCGAACACGGCATGTGGACCAAACGCGGCGAGATCAAGCTCGCGGCCGGCAAACACCCCATCCAGATCGACTACTTCAACGGCGGCAACCGCAGCGGGCTGGAACTGCGCTACAGCGGTCCCAACCTCGCCAAGCAGGCCGTGCCGGCCACGGCGCTGTATTCCCTGCCGCAGGGCGCCCCGCTGACCGTACCGCAGACGGCGTCCAACACCAGGACTCCTGAGGCCGCCAAGGCCCAGCCGAGCGTCCCGGCGCAGCCCAAGGCCGTCAAGGCCGACGGAACCGCCAGCCAGACCGGCGCTGCCGAGGCGGATGGCAATGGGACCAGCCCGTCCAGGTAA
- a CDS encoding adenylosuccinate synthase, which yields MQSNNVTVTGMQWGDEGKGKLVDALARSSRYVVRYCGGANAGHTVIAGGQKFAMHLIPCGILHEGVCNIIGNGVAFDPVVAWEEITAMRLRNVAVSAANLKISSAANLVMPWHKLEDTLREKKLAAAKIGTTARGIGPCYADKAHRSTAIRAALLTQPDKLAAAIRTIAELKNATFAALYGEREAINAPAVVEQFVQLGREMGAMICNTGAILRRAIEKDERILFEGGQGSMLDIDHGTYPFVTSSSVCACGVPAGAGVSPKAVGMVVGLIKAYSTRVGSGPFPTEQDNAVGHYLREKGHEYGTTTGRPRRCGWFDAFAVRYASDLSGVDEFGLALLDVLGGLDEIKICTGYRVEGKMLGDFDPAIMDGVECVYETLPGWSEDITSCRTFESLPPTARAYVERVEQLLGRRVGFISVGPDRQQTILHKTQIKGLG from the coding sequence ATGCAATCTAACAACGTCACGGTCACCGGCATGCAATGGGGCGACGAGGGCAAGGGCAAGCTCGTCGACGCCCTGGCCCGTTCCAGCCGCTACGTCGTGCGATATTGCGGCGGCGCCAACGCCGGCCACACCGTTATCGCCGGCGGGCAGAAGTTCGCGATGCACCTGATCCCGTGCGGCATATTGCACGAGGGCGTCTGCAACATCATCGGCAACGGCGTGGCGTTTGACCCGGTGGTGGCCTGGGAAGAGATCACGGCTATGCGGTTGCGGAACGTTGCCGTCTCGGCGGCAAACCTCAAGATCAGCAGCGCCGCCAATCTGGTAATGCCCTGGCACAAGCTCGAAGACACGCTGCGCGAGAAGAAGCTCGCCGCCGCCAAGATCGGCACCACCGCGCGGGGCATCGGCCCGTGCTACGCCGACAAGGCGCATCGCTCGACGGCCATCCGCGCCGCCCTGCTGACCCAGCCGGACAAGCTGGCGGCCGCGATCCGCACCATCGCCGAGTTGAAGAACGCGACCTTCGCCGCGCTGTACGGCGAACGGGAGGCGATCAACGCCCCGGCCGTCGTCGAGCAGTTCGTGCAGCTCGGTCGCGAGATGGGGGCGATGATCTGCAACACCGGGGCGATCCTGCGCCGGGCCATCGAGAAGGACGAGCGGATCCTGTTCGAGGGCGGCCAGGGCAGCATGCTCGATATCGACCACGGCACGTATCCGTTCGTGACCAGCTCGTCGGTCTGCGCCTGCGGCGTGCCGGCCGGGGCGGGGGTGTCGCCCAAGGCCGTGGGCATGGTCGTGGGGCTGATCAAGGCCTACTCGACCCGCGTCGGGTCCGGGCCGTTTCCGACCGAGCAGGACAACGCCGTGGGCCACTACCTTCGCGAGAAGGGGCACGAGTACGGAACGACGACGGGGCGCCCCCGCCGCTGCGGGTGGTTCGACGCCTTCGCCGTGCGGTACGCCTCCGACCTCTCGGGGGTTGACGAGTTCGGTCTGGCGCTGCTGGACGTGCTGGGCGGGCTGGACGAGATCAAGATCTGCACCGGATACCGCGTCGAGGGCAAGATGCTGGGCGACTTCGACCCGGCCATCATGGACGGCGTCGAGTGCGTGTATGAGACGTTGCCCGGCTGGAGCGAGGACATCACGTCCTGCCGCACGTTCGAGTCGCTGCCGCCGACCGCCCGGGCGTACGTGGAGAGAGTCGAGCAGCTCCTGGGGCGGCGCGTCGGGTTCATCAGCGTCGGCCCCGACCGCCAGCAGACGATCCTGCACAAGACGCAGATCAAGGGGTTGGGTTGA
- a CDS encoding isoprenyl transferase, whose protein sequence is MAELTPEIIAIRQALNIAPEKFPRSVAIIMDGNGRWARQRGLPRTLGHRQGAEIVRDIAREAGRLGLEALTLYSFSIENWKRPEGEVNELMHLYAEYLAHERPTILENNLVLKHLGRRDNLPKEVLHELDETIRQSSTNTGMKLCLALNYGSRLEMVDAVRKIARRAAAGEITPEQINEKMIDQSLYSAGLPDPDLLIRTAGEMRISNFLLWQISYAELYVTDTFWPEFREPQFHQALAEYARRQRRFGGLNESNT, encoded by the coding sequence ATGGCTGAGCTGACGCCCGAAATCATCGCGATTCGCCAGGCGCTGAACATCGCTCCGGAGAAGTTCCCGCGCAGCGTGGCGATCATCATGGACGGCAACGGGCGCTGGGCCCGCCAGCGCGGTCTGCCCCGCACGCTGGGGCACCGCCAGGGCGCCGAGATCGTGCGCGACATCGCCCGCGAGGCCGGGCGCCTGGGGCTCGAGGCCCTGACGCTCTACAGCTTCTCCATCGAGAACTGGAAGCGACCCGAGGGCGAAGTCAACGAACTGATGCACCTCTACGCCGAATACCTCGCCCACGAACGCCCCACCATCCTCGAAAACAACCTCGTGCTCAAGCACCTCGGCCGCCGCGACAACCTGCCCAAGGAAGTGCTGCACGAACTCGATGAGACCATCCGCCAGTCGTCGACGAACACCGGCATGAAACTGTGCCTGGCGCTGAACTACGGCAGCCGCCTGGAGATGGTCGACGCCGTGCGCAAGATCGCCCGCCGCGCCGCGGCGGGCGAGATCACGCCCGAGCAGATCAACGAGAAGATGATCGACCAGTCGCTCTACAGCGCCGGTCTGCCGGACCCGGACCTGCTGATCCGCACGGCCGGCGAGATGCGCATCAGCAACTTCCTGCTCTGGCAAATCTCGTACGCTGAGCTGTACGTGACGGACACGTTCTGGCCGGAATTCCGCGAGCCTCAGTTCCACCAGGCCCTGGCCGAATACGCCCGCCGTCAGCGCCGTTTCGGCGGACTCAACGAGTCGAACACCTGA
- a CDS encoding right-handed parallel beta-helix repeat-containing protein produces MAPADLGLQRYIDEQVRQGRTRVVVPPGRYRMAPRDRQHLVLKDLKNVEIVADGVEMVCTETTRAVSIVNCTNLTFRGLTIDYDPLPFTQGRIVAMSADKKVHEIELFEGYPPAESAKNWKYEIFRPDTRTLRCDDRYPAKVEAAGPRRLRVTLPKGTRSNPERVGDLAVIASEHALHGSVPHAIHANECRNLHLENVTLYASNCFGFYETACQGSTYLRCRVDRRSPDADPVKRASPRLRSLNADAFHSKYATVGPKYIECFARFQGDDCIAINGDSHMIMTAQGRALRVLAKGRMNIQSGDPVEIATPDDGALMEAKAVTIEAAGEIRDDERAFLSKQKGDERVLALHKAVTITLDRQVKVARGGLIYAANRLGSGFEIRGCDFGQNRSRGLVIKASGGLITGNRFEGCRMSAILVSSERWWLEAGNSSDVAITANTITSCEGIAINVAGGVHRNISITGNTVRDCSAPGIFASRVRGLQIKDNSLELKPSRRAGAAAKEAPPIVRLDCD; encoded by the coding sequence ATGGCGCCGGCCGACTTGGGTCTCCAGCGATACATTGACGAACAGGTGCGGCAGGGACGCACGCGCGTGGTGGTACCGCCCGGGCGGTATCGCATGGCGCCCCGCGACCGGCAGCACCTGGTCCTGAAGGATCTGAAGAATGTGGAGATCGTCGCCGATGGCGTCGAGATGGTCTGCACCGAGACGACGCGGGCGGTCTCCATCGTCAACTGCACCAACCTGACGTTTCGCGGCCTGACGATCGACTACGACCCCCTGCCGTTCACGCAGGGGCGGATCGTCGCGATGTCGGCCGACAAGAAGGTCCACGAGATCGAACTGTTCGAGGGGTATCCCCCTGCCGAATCGGCAAAGAACTGGAAGTACGAGATCTTCCGCCCGGACACGCGCACGCTGCGGTGCGACGACCGCTACCCGGCGAAGGTCGAGGCCGCCGGCCCGCGGCGGCTGCGGGTGACGCTGCCCAAAGGCACGCGAAGCAACCCCGAGCGCGTGGGCGACCTGGCGGTCATCGCATCCGAGCACGCCCTGCACGGCAGCGTTCCCCACGCGATTCACGCCAACGAGTGCAGGAATCTTCACCTGGAGAACGTCACGCTGTATGCGTCGAACTGCTTCGGATTCTACGAGACGGCTTGTCAAGGCAGTACGTACTTGCGATGCCGCGTCGACCGCCGTAGCCCCGACGCCGACCCCGTCAAGCGGGCCTCCCCGCGGCTGCGGTCGCTTAATGCTGATGCCTTCCACAGCAAGTACGCGACAGTCGGGCCGAAGTACATCGAGTGCTTCGCCCGCTTCCAGGGCGACGATTGCATCGCCATCAACGGCGACTCGCACATGATCATGACCGCGCAAGGCAGAGCGCTCCGCGTGCTGGCCAAGGGCCGCATGAACATCCAGAGCGGCGACCCGGTGGAAATCGCCACGCCCGACGACGGCGCCTTGATGGAGGCCAAGGCCGTCACCATCGAGGCGGCAGGTGAGATTCGCGACGATGAGCGGGCCTTCTTGTCCAAACAGAAAGGCGATGAGCGTGTACTCGCGCTGCACAAGGCTGTCACCATCACGCTGGATCGCCAGGTCAAGGTGGCCAGGGGCGGCCTCATCTATGCCGCCAACCGGCTCGGCAGCGGCTTTGAGATACGCGGCTGTGATTTCGGCCAGAACCGCTCGCGTGGGCTGGTGATCAAGGCCAGCGGCGGCCTGATCACCGGCAACCGCTTCGAGGGCTGCCGGATGTCGGCCATCCTCGTCTCGTCCGAGCGGTGGTGGCTCGAGGCAGGCAACAGCAGCGACGTGGCGATCACCGCCAACACGATCACGTCGTGCGAAGGCATTGCCATCAACGTCGCCGGCGGCGTACACCGGAACATCTCGATCACCGGCAACACGGTCCGGGACTGCTCCGCCCCGGGCATTTTCGCCTCGCGGGTGCGCGGCCTGCAGATCAAGGACAACTCGCTTGAATTGAAGCCCTCCCGCCGCGCCGGCGCCGCGGCGAAGGAGGCCCCGCCGATCGTCCGCCTCGACTGCGACTAG
- a CDS encoding acetolactate synthase, whose translation MSPQSQTARGHEEPFAIQFSLFLANRVGQLKDVLDVLNEKNLEVLGLSIIDSADWAVIRMVLSNASKGRVVLQEHHLPFTESAVLLAAMPQNNSLEQICGLLLAAEINVHFAYPLTIRHKDWPVMALHVDDTVLATQTLTQHGFELLGQEDLLDRL comes from the coding sequence ATGAGCCCCCAATCACAGACCGCACGCGGGCACGAGGAGCCGTTTGCCATCCAGTTCAGCCTGTTCCTGGCTAACCGGGTCGGGCAGCTTAAGGACGTGCTGGATGTGCTCAACGAGAAGAACCTGGAAGTGCTGGGGCTTTCCATCATCGACTCGGCGGACTGGGCGGTCATCCGAATGGTGCTGTCCAACGCCTCCAAGGGACGCGTCGTCCTGCAGGAGCATCATCTGCCCTTCACCGAAAGCGCCGTCCTTCTGGCGGCGATGCCGCAGAACAATTCGCTGGAGCAGATCTGCGGACTGCTGCTGGCGGCCGAGATCAACGTACACTTCGCCTACCCGCTGACCATCCGCCACAAGGACTGGCCGGTGATGGCCCTGCACGTCGACGATACGGTCTTGGCCACCCAGACGCTTACCCAGCACGGGTTCGAGTTGCTCGGCCAGGAGGACCTGCTCGATCGGCTCTGA
- a CDS encoding response regulator transcription factor codes for MPNELAGKKILLVDDDRDILASLTAALEELGPEVITASDGNTAVRLANEKQPDLVVLDMMLPKRSGFLVLEQLKPDKNKDTPPRVIMITGNQGTRHRIYAESLGVNKYVQKPFRVDKLLETIRDLLGAAEEK; via the coding sequence ATGCCCAATGAATTGGCAGGAAAAAAGATTCTGCTTGTTGATGATGACCGCGATATTCTGGCCTCGCTGACGGCAGCGCTGGAAGAACTCGGTCCGGAAGTGATTACCGCCAGCGACGGCAACACGGCCGTACGCCTGGCCAACGAGAAGCAGCCCGACCTGGTGGTTCTGGACATGATGCTTCCCAAGCGCAGCGGGTTCCTGGTGCTCGAGCAGCTCAAGCCCGACAAGAACAAGGACACCCCGCCGCGCGTGATTATGATCACGGGCAACCAGGGCACGCGCCACCGGATTTACGCTGAATCGCTGGGCGTCAACAAGTACGTCCAGAAGCCTTTCCGCGTCGACAAGCTGCTCGAAACGATCCGCGACCTGCTGGGCGCCGCCGAGGAAAAATAA
- the rpsO gene encoding 30S ribosomal protein S15, which produces MSITAEEKTTIVNQYQLHDGDTGSAEVQIALLTARINHLTDHLKSHQKDHASRRGLLKMVGKRSSLLKYLSATAPDRYQQTIKKLGLRK; this is translated from the coding sequence ATGAGCATTACGGCAGAAGAAAAGACGACGATCGTAAATCAGTATCAGCTTCACGACGGTGATACCGGTTCGGCGGAAGTTCAGATCGCCCTGTTGACGGCGAGGATCAACCACCTGACCGACCACCTCAAGAGCCACCAGAAAGATCACGCCTCGCGACGAGGCCTGCTCAAGATGGTCGGCAAACGAAGCAGCCTGCTCAAGTATCTGTCGGCCACCGCGCCAGACCGCTACCAGCAGACCATCAAGAAGCTTGGGTTGCGGAAATAG
- the pnp gene encoding polyribonucleotide nucleotidyltransferase gives MAIVRVEREIGGRKLILETGKVAKQAQGAVWVQYGDTVVLATVLAAPASRDLDFFPLYVDYREGTYSAGKIPGGFFKREGRPTTKEILTMRLIDRPLRPLFPADYTDEVQIQCMVLSYDGEQDPDVLALIGSSAALAISPAPFDGPVAAVRMGYIDGKHVIFPTAAQLEESQMDLVLAGPAEAPNMIEMGGLEVPDEIVAEGIRQGQKVIAAIVDAIREMVTQCPVEKAYQSNPLSQELLDHVKKTYGDRIRTAKQIKGKVERNTAVSAIKDEAVAALCPEGQAEPKYTPAQVALAVYKIEGKIQRDLILNAIRPDGRGVDEIRPLQIEVGVLPRTHGSSIFARGETQALVTATLGTPRDQVIIDGIMEEYKKGFYLHYNFPPFSVGQIKPIRGPGRREIGHGMLAEKSLQPVMPSTDEFPYTVRVVADILESNGSTSQAACCGATMALLDAGVPLKAPVAGISIGMVSDDSRYILLTDIIGEEDFHGDMDFKVAGTAAGITGIQLDMKARGIPVERMDEVFTQARKARLFLLGEMGKVLPAPRSEISRYAPRMLTLKIDPELIGKVIGPGGKMIKSIQEESGATIDIEDDGSVFISCVDAEGAQRAKEAVEGLTASVEVGKIYKGKVVTIRDFGAFVEILPGQDGLCHVSELDDKFVKKVDEVCKVGDVLQVKVIGIDDQGRVKLSRKAALKELGGSAE, from the coding sequence ATGGCAATCGTAAGAGTGGAACGTGAAATCGGCGGACGCAAGTTGATCCTCGAAACCGGTAAAGTCGCCAAGCAGGCCCAGGGCGCCGTCTGGGTTCAGTACGGCGACACGGTCGTGCTGGCCACGGTGCTGGCCGCCCCGGCCTCCAGAGACCTGGACTTCTTCCCCCTGTACGTGGACTATCGCGAAGGCACCTACTCAGCCGGCAAAATCCCCGGCGGGTTCTTCAAACGCGAAGGACGCCCCACCACCAAGGAAATCCTGACGATGCGGCTGATCGATCGGCCGCTTCGCCCGCTGTTCCCGGCAGACTACACCGACGAAGTGCAGATCCAGTGCATGGTTCTCAGCTACGACGGCGAGCAGGACCCGGACGTGCTGGCCCTGATCGGCTCGTCGGCCGCCCTGGCCATCAGCCCGGCCCCGTTTGATGGACCCGTCGCCGCCGTGCGGATGGGATACATCGACGGCAAGCACGTGATTTTCCCCACCGCCGCCCAGCTTGAAGAAAGCCAGATGGACCTCGTGCTGGCCGGACCCGCCGAAGCGCCCAACATGATCGAGATGGGCGGGCTGGAAGTGCCCGACGAGATCGTCGCCGAAGGCATCCGCCAAGGCCAGAAGGTCATCGCCGCGATCGTCGATGCCATCCGCGAGATGGTCACCCAGTGCCCCGTCGAGAAAGCCTACCAGTCCAACCCCCTCTCGCAGGAACTGCTGGACCACGTTAAGAAGACCTACGGTGATCGCATCCGCACCGCCAAGCAGATCAAGGGCAAGGTCGAGCGCAACACGGCCGTCAGCGCCATCAAGGACGAAGCCGTCGCCGCCCTGTGCCCCGAAGGCCAGGCCGAGCCCAAGTACACGCCGGCCCAGGTCGCCCTGGCGGTTTACAAGATCGAAGGCAAGATTCAGCGCGATCTGATCCTCAACGCCATTCGCCCCGACGGACGCGGCGTCGACGAGATCCGCCCGCTGCAGATCGAGGTCGGCGTGCTGCCCCGCACGCACGGTTCGTCCATCTTCGCCCGCGGCGAGACGCAGGCGCTGGTGACGGCCACCCTCGGAACCCCGCGCGACCAGGTCATCATCGACGGCATCATGGAAGAGTACAAGAAGGGCTTCTACCTTCATTACAACTTCCCGCCCTTCAGCGTCGGGCAGATCAAGCCCATCCGCGGACCGGGGCGGCGCGAGATCGGGCACGGGATGCTGGCCGAGAAGAGCCTCCAGCCCGTCATGCCCAGCACCGACGAGTTCCCCTACACCGTGCGCGTGGTGGCCGACATCCTCGAGTCCAATGGCTCGACGTCGCAGGCCGCCTGCTGCGGCGCCACGATGGCCCTGCTCGACGCCGGCGTGCCGCTCAAGGCGCCGGTGGCGGGCATCAGCATCGGCATGGTCAGCGACGACAGCCGCTATATTCTCCTGACCGACATCATCGGCGAGGAAGACTTCCACGGCGACATGGACTTCAAGGTCGCCGGAACGGCCGCCGGGATCACCGGCATCCAGTTGGACATGAAGGCCCGGGGCATCCCTGTTGAACGCATGGATGAAGTCTTCACCCAGGCCCGCAAGGCCCGCCTGTTCCTGCTGGGCGAGATGGGCAAGGTTCTGCCCGCCCCTCGCAGCGAGATCAGCCGCTACGCGCCGCGCATGCTGACGCTGAAGATCGATCCGGAACTGATCGGCAAGGTGATCGGACCCGGCGGCAAGATGATCAAGTCGATCCAGGAAGAGTCCGGCGCCACCATCGACATCGAAGACGATGGCTCGGTCTTCATCTCCTGCGTCGACGCCGAAGGCGCCCAGCGCGCCAAGGAAGCCGTCGAAGGCCTGACCGCCTCGGTCGAGGTCGGAAAAATCTACAAGGGCAAGGTCGTGACCATCCGCGACTTTGGCGCCTTTGTCGAGATCCTGCCCGGGCAGGATGGTCTCTGTCACGTCAGCGAACTGGATGACAAGTTCGTCAAGAAGGTCGACGAGGTCTGCAAAGTCGGCGACGTTCTGCAGGTCAAGGTGATCGGGATCGACGATCAGGGCCGCGTGAAGCTTTCGCGCAAGGCTGCCCTGAAGGAACTTGGCGGCAGCGCCGAGTAA
- a CDS encoding cold shock domain-containing protein has translation MATGKVKWFDPKKGYGFIVGDNDQDVFVHYSSISGEGFRALKDGEVVQYDLVKSDKGLQAHNVSRVVVQQPTEASGQSVQA, from the coding sequence ATGGCCACCGGCAAGGTCAAGTGGTTCGACCCTAAAAAAGGCTACGGGTTTATCGTCGGGGACAATGATCAGGATGTCTTTGTCCACTACTCGTCGATCTCCGGCGAGGGTTTCAGGGCCCTCAAGGACGGCGAAGTGGTACAATACGACCTGGTCAAGAGCGACAAGGGATTGCAGGCACACAACGTCAGTCGCGTCGTCGTTCAACAGCCGACAGAAGCTTCAGGGCAATCCGTCCAGGCCTAG
- a CDS encoding ATP-binding protein, which produces MDWWCIIVAAVLGLAAGSGLTAWIARRTWHGARRLAARTKGHDHLVELGQLAGGLAHEIKNPLSTINVNLQLLAEDLARRGDEDDVRLFRRLKHVQAEADRLRAILDDFLHYAGKLELHPSATDIRQVVDELTDFFAPQAEAARVTLRPPRPGEPILCDIDVNLIKQSLLNLMINAIQAMPDGGELILRVEAQKNRALIEVIDTGPGIPPETMGRIFDVYYSTKKHGTGLGLPTARRIIRAHGGSIRVDSEPGKGTRFLISLPLSPVKMK; this is translated from the coding sequence ATGGACTGGTGGTGTATCATTGTTGCGGCAGTTCTCGGACTGGCCGCCGGCAGCGGCCTGACCGCCTGGATCGCCCGGCGCACCTGGCACGGCGCGCGGCGACTGGCCGCACGCACCAAGGGGCATGATCATCTCGTCGAGCTGGGGCAATTGGCCGGAGGGCTCGCACACGAAATCAAGAACCCCCTCTCGACGATCAACGTCAATCTCCAACTGCTGGCCGAAGACCTCGCTCGCCGCGGCGACGAAGACGACGTGCGATTATTCCGACGGCTCAAGCACGTCCAGGCCGAGGCCGACCGCCTGCGGGCCATCCTGGACGACTTCCTGCACTACGCCGGTAAACTCGAGCTGCACCCCTCGGCGACTGACATCCGCCAGGTCGTCGATGAATTGACCGACTTCTTCGCTCCCCAGGCCGAGGCCGCCCGCGTCACGCTGCGCCCGCCCCGCCCGGGCGAGCCGATCCTCTGCGACATCGACGTCAACCTGATCAAGCAGTCGCTGCTGAACCTGATGATCAACGCCATTCAGGCCATGCCCGACGGCGGCGAGCTCATCCTCCGCGTCGAGGCCCAGAAGAACCGCGCCCTGATCGAGGTCATCGACACCGGCCCGGGCATCCCCCCCGAAACCATGGGGCGCATCTTCGACGTCTATTATTCCACCAAGAAGCACGGGACCGGTCTGGGCCTGCCCACCGCGCGGCGGATCATCCGCGCCCACGGCGGCAGCATCCGCGTCGACAGCGAACCGGGCAAAGGCACGCGATTCCTGATCTCGCTGCCCCTGTCACCGGTAAAGATGAAATAA